A DNA window from Thiothrix subterranea contains the following coding sequences:
- the panC gene encoding pantoate--beta-alanine ligase, whose product MIIVQAIDALREELKSWRRAGETIAFVPTMGNLHAGHIALVKRAQELGSKVVVSIFVNPTQFDRKEDLAAYPRTLAEDCSKLQAGGADLVFTPTPALMYPTGGLATKVEVPGVSELLEGASRPGHFTGVSTVVCKLFHLVQPDVAVFGEKDFQQLMVIRQMVRDLDMDIHIEGLPTVREADGLAMSSRNGYLTTAERKLAAGLQLTLREVVDALHKSRQDYAALQAEAMQALVSRGFQPDYVEIRRTVDLLPAQVGDENLVVLGSAWLGKARLIDNIPLTLKKLTETS is encoded by the coding sequence ATGATTATTGTTCAAGCCATTGACGCACTGCGTGAAGAACTCAAAAGCTGGCGCAGGGCGGGCGAAACCATTGCGTTTGTGCCGACGATGGGCAACTTACACGCAGGGCATATTGCCTTGGTGAAACGAGCGCAGGAACTCGGCAGCAAAGTGGTGGTATCCATTTTTGTGAACCCGACCCAATTTGACCGTAAAGAAGATTTGGCAGCGTATCCGCGTACTCTGGCGGAAGATTGCAGCAAGTTGCAAGCGGGTGGGGCGGATTTGGTGTTTACGCCAACGCCTGCGCTGATGTATCCCACCGGTGGGCTGGCGACGAAGGTTGAAGTGCCGGGTGTCAGTGAACTATTAGAAGGCGCATCGCGCCCCGGTCATTTTACCGGCGTTTCTACCGTGGTTTGCAAGCTGTTTCATCTGGTGCAGCCGGATGTGGCGGTGTTTGGCGAGAAGGATTTTCAGCAGTTGATGGTGATCCGCCAGATGGTGCGCGATCTGGATATGGACATTCATATCGAAGGTTTGCCGACAGTGCGAGAGGCTGACGGATTGGCCATGAGTTCGCGCAATGGCTACCTCACCACCGCTGAGCGGAAACTTGCCGCCGGATTGCAGTTGACCTTACGGGAAGTGGTTGACGCGCTGCACAAATCTAGGCAGGATTACGCTGCTTTACAGGCCGAGGCAATGCAGGCACTGGTATCACGCGGTTTCCAACCGGACTATGTGGAAATTCGGCGCACAGTGGATTTGTTACCCGCGCAAGTGGGGGATGAAAATTTGGTGGTGCTAGGTTCGGCATGGCTGGGCAAAGCTCGCTTGATAGATAATATCCCCTTAACATTGAAAAAATTAACAGAAACATCATAA
- the panD gene encoding aspartate 1-decarboxylase: MELSLLKSKLHRVTVTHAELDYEGSCAIDDNLLRIGNIREYEQLHIYNITNGERFSTYAIRAEAGSGIISINGAAAHKASTGDLIIICTYASFAEAEAGLHKPQLVYVDAQNRVTHTAGQIAVQAA, from the coding sequence ATGGAGCTGTCGCTTCTCAAATCCAAACTGCACCGTGTTACCGTCACTCATGCTGAGTTGGACTATGAAGGTTCCTGTGCGATTGACGATAATTTGTTACGTATCGGCAATATTCGTGAATACGAGCAACTGCATATTTACAACATTACCAATGGTGAACGTTTTTCCACGTATGCCATTCGTGCGGAAGCGGGTAGTGGAATTATTTCGATCAATGGTGCAGCGGCGCATAAGGCCAGTACCGGTGATTTGATTATTATTTGTACGTATGCCAGCTTTGCTGAAGCAGAAGCGGGTCTGCACAAGCCACAATTGGTGTATGTGGATGCTCAAAATCGGGTAACGCATACGGCGGGGCAAATTGCAGTGCAAGCCGCTTGA
- a CDS encoding tetratricopeptide repeat protein produces MSQIDNESMDFASGMAAFEAKHFSRAMQMLSPFADQGDKVAQHLCAIMHQNGLGTVRNDAKAFALMKASAEQGYGLAQHGMGFMHLEGECAEKNGAEAAKWFRLAGAQGLQGSLTTLALMYQQGNGVPQDEAEAKRLYKLAGFDDLG; encoded by the coding sequence GTGTCACAAATCGATAATGAGTCTATGGATTTCGCCAGCGGCATGGCCGCATTTGAAGCCAAGCATTTCTCGCGAGCTATGCAAATGCTGTCGCCGTTCGCGGATCAAGGCGATAAGGTCGCACAACACCTGTGCGCCATTATGCATCAAAACGGTCTCGGCACGGTGCGCAATGATGCCAAAGCGTTTGCCCTGATGAAAGCTTCAGCGGAACAAGGTTACGGCTTAGCCCAACACGGCATGGGGTTTATGCACCTAGAAGGCGAATGCGCAGAGAAAAACGGTGCAGAAGCTGCCAAATGGTTTCGCCTAGCCGGTGCGCAAGGGCTACAAGGCTCTCTCACCACACTCGCCCTCATGTACCAGCAAGGCAACGGTGTTCCGCAAGATGAGGCAGAAGCCAAGCGCCTCTACAAACTCGCGGGCTTCGATGACCTAGGGTGA